One window of the Lactobacillus sp. PV034 genome contains the following:
- a CDS encoding serine hydrolase domain-containing protein codes for MRDNKTCLNYATGMANQAKKQKNSPNSAYLINSVQKAMTATIFMQLVKEKKIKLSDTLDKFYPEVPDASKIKMQQLLQMTSGLVYPSQKYGSPEYKSDQSGIKYDISKTKFNPKIYGQRSYQPINYVLLAGIIEKITHQSYESNFEKIFIKGLKLKQTAFVWDKGVDKIHFAKSYQKDKDSVEDKPVSLNINELRGEFGTGSIVMSNRDLYKAIKAMLDGRLLSQTDRDRLFSGSSDEVQGGNYGGGFYNFPTYHAANGAGNGYTNFVRISNDGKTAIVIQANYPIKNYFKMREIMNQLMQKLLIS; via the coding sequence ATTAGGGATAATAAAACCTGCTTAAATTACGCCACTGGGATGGCTAATCAAGCAAAAAAGCAAAAGAATTCACCTAATTCTGCTTATTTGATTAATTCTGTCCAAAAAGCTATGACTGCAACAATATTTATGCAATTAGTTAAAGAAAAAAAGATTAAATTATCTGATACATTGGATAAATTTTATCCAGAAGTACCAGATGCATCTAAGATTAAAATGCAGCAATTATTGCAAATGACATCTGGTTTGGTTTATCCAAGTCAAAAATACGGCAGTCCCGAATACAAGTCGGACCAAAGTGGTATTAAGTATGACATTTCAAAAACTAAATTTAACCCTAAGATTTATGGACAGCGTTCATATCAACCAATAAATTATGTGCTGTTGGCCGGAATTATAGAAAAAATCACTCATCAATCTTATGAATCTAATTTTGAAAAAATTTTTATTAAGGGGTTAAAACTTAAGCAAACAGCCTTTGTGTGGGATAAAGGTGTTGATAAAATACATTTTGCTAAAAGTTACCAAAAGGATAAAGATTCAGTAGAAGATAAACCTGTCAGTTTAAATATAAATGAATTACGTGGAGAATTTGGAACTGGCAGTATAGTAATGTCAAATAGAGATCTTTACAAGGCCATCAAAGCAATGCTTGATGGTAGATTATTAAGCCAAACGGATCGTGATCGTTTATTTAGTGGTTCTAGTGATGAAGTTCAGGGCGGTAATTATGGCGGAGGCTTTTATAATTTTCCAACCTATCATGCTGCTAATGGTGCTGGTAATGGCTATACAAATTTTGTAAGAATTTCTAATGACGGAAAAACTGCAATTGTAATTCAAGCGAATTATCCGATCAAGAATTATTTCAAGATGAGAGAAATAATGAATCAATTAATGCAAAAATTACTTATTTCCTAA
- a CDS encoding teichoic acid D-Ala incorporation-associated protein DltX, which produces MADKSNNESLTTKNSRAKNIGLFIGKTLFYFAILVVLVYLYSYTGVGGAKFIYKDF; this is translated from the coding sequence ATGGCTGATAAATCAAATAATGAATCACTAACAACTAAGAATTCGCGCGCAAAAAATATCGGCTTATTTATAGGGAAAACTTTATTTTATTTTGCCATACTTGTTGTATTAGTTTACTTATATTCTTACACCGGTGTAGGTGGCGCTAAATTTATTTATAAAGATTTTTAA
- the dltC gene encoding D-alanine--poly(phosphoribitol) ligase subunit DltC: protein MNTKEAVLDILNDLTGEDLSDRMDENLFDTGLLDSMATVQMLLELQENTGITAPVSEFNRDEWATPNKIIEKVESLKNE, encoded by the coding sequence ATGAATACTAAAGAAGCAGTTTTAGATATTTTAAATGACTTAACTGGTGAAGATTTAAGTGACCGTATGGATGAAAACTTATTTGATACTGGTTTATTAGACTCAATGGCAACAGTACAAATGTTGCTAGAATTACAAGAAAATACTGGTATTACAGCACCTGTTTCAGAATTTAATCGTGATGAGTGGGCTACTCCAAATAAAATTATTGAAAAGGTTGAAAGTCTAAAAAATGAATAA
- the dltA gene encoding D-alanine--poly(phosphoribitol) ligase subunit DltA: MIKDIIKQIDQIATEEPDRIAYDYLGELNTYGDLKRRSDAYAAKIQAMNIPAKAPIMIWGGQTFEMVASFLGAVKAGHAYIPIASYSNSERLTMIQEVSKAPMVIAIDPLPIEMDKIDVLTPSDVDNEQYSISDTNYVEGDENFYIIFTSGTTGKPKGVQISHDNLLSFVNWELSDFKLPDHPSFLAQAPYSFDLSVMSLYPALTSGGKLVVLPHEVTENIGKLFQTLPKLHFNVWVSTPSFAEMCFLDPTFDQKHHPELTTFLFCGEELSHKTAQMLKKKFPDAHIYNTYGPTETTVAVTKVEITDDILNKYDRLPIGVVKADTEIEIDTSKGEKENQGEVVISGPSVSKGYLNNPEKTTAAFYRDDKKEYSSYRAGDLGFLDGDMLFYRGRIDFQVKFNGYRIELEEINFYLAKNPLVRYGVVAPKYNSQHKVQQLVAVVELADGVREKYTDEELIKKLREDLSKDIMPYMLPQRFIFREEMPISQNGKVDIKQVIKEVNA; encoded by the coding sequence ATGATTAAAGATATAATCAAGCAAATTGATCAGATTGCAACTGAAGAGCCCGATCGTATAGCTTATGATTATTTAGGTGAGTTAAATACATATGGTGATTTAAAGCGTCGGTCAGATGCATATGCAGCTAAGATTCAGGCGATGAATATACCAGCAAAAGCTCCAATTATGATTTGGGGTGGACAAACTTTTGAAATGGTAGCTAGTTTTCTTGGAGCAGTAAAAGCAGGGCATGCATACATTCCTATTGCATCTTATTCTAATAGTGAACGTTTAACTATGATTCAAGAAGTTTCGAAGGCACCCATGGTTATTGCTATTGATCCATTACCAATTGAAATGGATAAGATTGATGTTTTAACGCCTAGTGATGTAGATAATGAGCAATATTCTATTAGCGACACCAATTATGTTGAAGGTGATGAGAATTTCTATATTATCTTTACTTCTGGCACTACAGGAAAGCCAAAGGGTGTGCAAATAAGCCATGATAATTTGTTGAGTTTTGTGAACTGGGAATTATCAGATTTTAAATTACCAGATCATCCAAGTTTTTTAGCTCAAGCTCCTTATTCTTTTGATCTCTCAGTAATGAGTTTGTATCCAGCTTTAACTTCTGGTGGTAAATTAGTTGTTTTACCTCATGAAGTGACAGAAAATATTGGAAAATTATTTCAAACTTTACCAAAATTGCACTTTAATGTCTGGGTTTCAACACCTTCATTTGCTGAGATGTGTTTCTTAGATCCGACATTTGATCAAAAGCATCATCCTGAACTAACTACTTTCTTATTCTGTGGTGAAGAATTGAGCCATAAAACTGCTCAAATGCTTAAGAAGAAGTTCCCAGATGCTCATATTTATAACACTTATGGCCCAACTGAAACTACTGTGGCTGTAACAAAAGTTGAAATTACCGATGATATTCTTAATAAATATGATCGCTTACCAATTGGGGTTGTCAAAGCAGATACTGAAATTGAAATTGATACTTCAAAGGGCGAAAAAGAAAATCAAGGTGAAGTAGTAATTTCAGGTCCAAGTGTATCTAAAGGGTACTTAAATAATCCTGAAAAAACGACAGCTGCATTTTATCGAGATGATAAGAAAGAATATTCAAGTTATCGTGCTGGCGATCTAGGATTTTTAGATGGCGATATGCTCTTTTATCGTGGGCGAATTGATTTTCAAGTTAAGTTTAATGGTTATAGAATTGAACTTGAAGAAATTAATTTCTATTTAGCAAAAAATCCATTAGTTAGATATGGAGTTGTAGCACCAAAATATAACTCTCAGCATAAAGTCCAGCAATTAGTGGCAGTAGTTGAACTGGCTGATGGTGTCCGAGAAAAATACACTGACGAAGAATTAATTAAAAAGTTACGTGAGGACTTAAGTAAAGACATTATGCCTTATATGTTGCCACAACGCTTTATTTTCCGTGAAGAAATGCCAATTTCTCAAAATGGCAAGGTAGATATTAAACAGGTTATTAAGGAGGTTAATGCGTGA
- a CDS encoding alpha/beta hydrolase gives MRLSNKRKNRLLIGLTVIFLVILAIPTFFWMKNTNKTMAERRKSMMSPVIMIPGSSATTNRFNELVTLLNKDTNRKHSLLKIEVKKDGSLKYSGKIDRNDNEPIIVVGFENNHDGYSNIKKQAAWFNIAFKALSEQYKFNNFKAFGHSNGGLIWTYWLEHYYSDYEDEISIKKLMTLGTPYNFDETNSKNRTIMLNEFIKKKSKIPSSLVVYSISGGESYDSDGLVPENSVEAGKYIFQNQVKHYTMMTVTGATAQHSSLPQNKEVVQVIEQYLLNKDKANDGQGPVNNIKRFELNGKKKSKK, from the coding sequence TTGCGTTTAAGTAATAAGAGAAAAAATAGACTTCTTATCGGATTGACAGTTATTTTCTTAGTGATTCTGGCTATTCCAACTTTTTTCTGGATGAAAAATACAAATAAAACTATGGCTGAACGTCGAAAATCTATGATGTCACCAGTTATTATGATTCCAGGATCAAGTGCTACTACTAATCGTTTTAATGAATTGGTGACTTTGTTGAATAAAGATACCAATCGTAAGCATTCCCTATTAAAGATAGAGGTTAAGAAGGATGGGAGTCTTAAGTATAGTGGCAAAATTGATCGAAATGATAATGAACCAATTATTGTAGTAGGTTTTGAAAATAATCATGATGGCTATAGTAATATAAAAAAACAAGCTGCTTGGTTTAATATTGCTTTTAAAGCTTTAAGTGAACAGTATAAGTTTAATAACTTTAAGGCTTTTGGGCATTCAAATGGTGGTTTAATTTGGACATATTGGTTAGAGCACTATTATTCAGATTATGAAGATGAAATTTCAATAAAGAAATTAATGACCTTGGGTACTCCCTATAATTTTGATGAGACTAATAGTAAAAATAGGACGATTATGTTGAATGAATTTATCAAAAAGAAGAGTAAAATTCCTAGTTCTTTAGTAGTTTATTCAATTTCAGGAGGGGAGAGCTATGATTCTGATGGATTGGTACCGGAAAATAGTGTAGAGGCAGGAAAATACATTTTTCAAAATCAAGTGAAGCACTATACAATGATGACAGTAACTGGTGCAACTGCTCAGCACTCATCACTTCCTCAAAATAAGGAAGTAGTTCAAGTGATTGAACAATATTTATTAAATAAAGATAAAGCAAATGATGGTCAAGGACCGGTAAATAATATTAAGCGGTTCGAGTTAAATGGAAAAAAGAAAAGTAAAAAGTAA
- a CDS encoding PTS transporter subunit EIIC, with the protein MKVNMENIVLHTVLWFRKKSFFVVTNRTLKMVMPLAIIGSFFQFLWRSIFSPTSLISNICYFENWLPDSISKAIWYASQGLSTVIFNTMGLFMAYFAAQFTAKLYRKDSQMAGLTGVLSLLLCSYRFHNPASSNSQMTFNWSVLGINSLFFAIVIGYGVGMIFRFFGTNFRHESHENYRRIEKRAFASFKPLIISLIIGTIIGVAATLIGFEVGASNVYQFFQNEGENNLNLWQYIVVVILSLLLSWLGISQPLVKLAPNNFSGTNIANLNYALKHGSSWNVPNKFVGNSFYQAYGGFGGSGLMLALLIALLLVYKYQSTTKVARWAFLPTLFGSNQGALVGIPIFLNPLYLLPYVFFPIINMIIAAAVVAINWVPSSVYPFLTGTPGPLIAFIGTNGNWNALILSIILFLMDIALYIPVVKLAAKVEDEINRINEEERLGIAFK; encoded by the coding sequence ATGAAAGTAAATATGGAAAATATTGTTTTACACACAGTATTATGGTTTAGAAAAAAATCGTTTTTTGTGGTGACTAATCGAACCCTAAAAATGGTAATGCCATTAGCAATTATTGGAAGTTTTTTCCAATTCTTATGGCGTAGTATTTTTTCTCCGACAAGTTTAATATCAAATATTTGTTATTTTGAAAATTGGCTCCCTGACTCAATTTCTAAGGCAATCTGGTACGCTAGCCAAGGATTATCGACGGTGATTTTTAATACTATGGGCCTATTTATGGCATATTTTGCAGCTCAATTCACCGCAAAACTTTATCGTAAAGATTCTCAAATGGCGGGTTTAACAGGAGTATTAAGCTTACTTTTATGTTCTTATCGTTTTCATAACCCAGCAAGTAGTAATTCCCAGATGACATTCAATTGGAGCGTTCTAGGCATTAATAGCTTATTTTTTGCGATTGTAATTGGATATGGAGTAGGGATGATTTTTAGATTTTTTGGTACTAATTTTCGGCATGAGAGTCACGAAAATTATCGAAGAATTGAGAAACGTGCCTTTGCTTCATTTAAACCACTAATAATTTCTTTAATTATTGGCACAATTATTGGAGTGGCTGCAACTTTAATCGGCTTTGAAGTAGGAGCTTCTAACGTTTATCAGTTTTTCCAAAATGAAGGTGAGAACAACTTAAACTTGTGGCAGTATATTGTAGTGGTGATACTTTCATTGTTATTAAGCTGGTTAGGAATTAGTCAGCCACTAGTTAAATTAGCCCCAAATAATTTTAGTGGGACTAATATTGCAAACCTTAATTATGCTTTAAAGCATGGCTCAAGCTGGAATGTTCCTAATAAGTTTGTAGGAAATTCATTCTATCAAGCTTATGGAGGTTTTGGGGGAAGTGGCTTGATGCTAGCACTTCTAATTGCTCTGTTATTAGTATATAAATATCAAAGTACTACAAAAGTTGCCCGCTGGGCTTTTTTACCAACCTTGTTTGGTTCTAATCAAGGAGCTTTAGTAGGCATACCAATCTTTCTTAATCCATTGTATCTATTGCCCTATGTCTTTTTCCCAATAATTAATATGATTATTGCTGCAGCAGTAGTTGCGATTAACTGGGTGCCTTCTAGTGTTTATCCATTTTTAACTGGTACGCCTGGCCCCTTAATAGCATTTATTGGAACAAATGGAAACTGGAATGCATTGATTTTATCAATTATATTGTTCTTAATGGATATTGCACTTTATATTCCGGTAGTAAAATTGGCCGCTAAAGTTGAAGATGAAATCAATCGAATTAACGAAGAGGAGAGACTGGGAATTGCGTTTAAGTAA
- the dltB gene encoding D-alanyl-lipoteichoic acid biosynthesis protein DltB, with protein sequence MINLQPYTNPRYFLIILIALLPLIIGLYFGKRFKIYEAVFSLVFLFLMFDGKDSIQGWQLIGYVIFQFIITFAYQKYRQLGHNKTWVFCVAVILAILPLTTVKVAAVVPTQVASLIGFMGVSYLTFKTVEVIMELRDGTIKKVDPVTYARVLLFYPTLSSGPIDRYRRFKNDCDKAPERDEYLDQLRLGTRYIFQGFLYKFIIGYVFGTIWLPQLANLAQVMGNANGGLKLSWALVGYMYCYSMYLFFDFAGYSLFAVGTSYFMGIKTPMNFNKPFISKNIKDFWNRWHMTLSFWFRDFIFMRFTFFAMKKKLIKNRIRISQVAYLVDFLIMGFWHGLTWFYIVYGIYHALAIIINDIWLRFKKKHRQQVPHNKFTQAFAIFLTFNVVCFSFLIFSGFLDTLWFH encoded by the coding sequence GTGATTAACTTACAACCCTATACCAATCCGCGTTATTTCCTAATAATTTTAATAGCGTTATTACCATTAATAATTGGCCTGTATTTTGGTAAGAGATTTAAAATTTATGAAGCTGTCTTTTCTTTAGTTTTTCTTTTCTTAATGTTTGATGGAAAAGATTCAATTCAGGGATGGCAGTTAATTGGTTATGTAATTTTTCAATTTATAATTACTTTTGCGTATCAAAAGTATCGACAACTGGGGCATAATAAAACTTGGGTTTTCTGTGTGGCTGTAATTTTAGCAATTCTGCCCTTAACTACTGTGAAAGTTGCTGCTGTGGTACCAACTCAGGTAGCTAGTTTAATTGGATTCATGGGAGTTTCCTATTTAACTTTTAAAACAGTAGAAGTAATAATGGAATTAAGAGATGGAACAATTAAAAAAGTTGATCCAGTAACTTATGCTCGTGTCTTACTTTTTTATCCAACTCTGTCGTCTGGTCCGATTGACCGTTACCGTCGTTTTAAGAATGATTGTGATAAAGCACCAGAACGAGATGAGTACTTAGACCAGTTAAGATTAGGAACACGTTATATTTTTCAAGGTTTCCTTTATAAATTTATAATTGGTTATGTTTTTGGAACAATTTGGTTGCCGCAATTAGCTAATTTAGCGCAAGTAATGGGTAATGCGAATGGTGGCTTAAAATTGTCTTGGGCCTTAGTAGGATATATGTACTGCTACAGTATGTATTTATTCTTTGACTTTGCCGGATATTCACTCTTTGCAGTGGGAACATCTTATTTCATGGGTATTAAGACACCAATGAACTTTAATAAGCCATTTATTTCCAAAAATATTAAAGACTTTTGGAATCGTTGGCATATGACCCTTTCATTCTGGTTCCGTGATTTTATCTTCATGCGCTTTACCTTCTTTGCGATGAAGAAAAAATTAATAAAAAATAGAATTAGAATTTCCCAAGTGGCATATTTAGTGGACTTTTTGATTATGGGCTTTTGGCATGGTCTAACTTGGTTTTACATTGTTTATGGTATTTATCATGCATTAGCTATTATTATTAATGATATCTGGTTACGTTTTAAGAAAAAGCATCGTCAGCAAGTGCCACATAATAAATTTACTCAAGCATTTGCGATTTTCTTAACTTTTAATGTGGTTTGTTTCAGTTTCCTGATCTTCTCAGGGTTTCTTGATACCTTATGGTTCCACTAA
- a CDS encoding MDR family MFS transporter, producing MSRKKRIDPIRLIWLFAGSLIINTGISFIWPLTTIYIHNYLHESLTVAGMVLFINSAFTMLGNGIGGWLFDRHPYQTILLGVSTATISTLALVLFHGWPAYPILLVTLGIGNGMVVTALNSTATLIKSRSTSYIFNALYFTQNLGLVFGSLMVGYILPFGITYIFLLAFIMFFLFNIVVAVEYRGLNQAKIQPVQAATSLKENISLSRKSYLVILAILICVFASWIAYEQWNSNISSYMLSLHMSVKEYSLLWTLNAILIVFVQPLLTYFDSWLSTHLHGRLYLGFSLFGIAFLLLIGAQHYLIFALSMALLTIGEIFAFPAVSTFVNDRAPANEKGKFQGIVQAVTSAGRAFGPLIGALIIDYSSFQLLFVFCTAIILLSVLWFGFINKITEKDD from the coding sequence ATGTCACGAAAAAAGAGAATAGATCCTATTCGTTTAATTTGGCTATTCGCTGGTTCCTTAATTATCAACACTGGAATTAGTTTTATCTGGCCTTTAACTACTATTTATATTCATAATTATCTTCATGAATCTTTGACAGTAGCTGGTATGGTTCTTTTTATTAATTCTGCTTTTACCATGCTAGGCAATGGGATTGGCGGCTGGTTATTTGATCGACATCCCTATCAAACTATCTTGCTGGGTGTGAGCACAGCGACCATTTCCACATTAGCTCTAGTGCTTTTTCATGGCTGGCCAGCCTATCCTATTTTATTAGTCACCCTAGGAATTGGAAACGGCATGGTAGTAACCGCTCTTAACTCGACTGCTACTCTAATTAAGAGTCGTTCAACTTCTTATATCTTTAATGCTTTGTATTTTACACAAAATCTAGGTTTAGTTTTCGGCTCATTGATGGTAGGCTATATTCTTCCATTTGGGATTACTTATATTTTTCTTTTAGCCTTCATCATGTTTTTTCTGTTTAACATTGTAGTGGCAGTTGAATATCGGGGGCTTAATCAAGCCAAAATTCAACCAGTTCAAGCAGCTACATCTTTAAAAGAAAATATAAGCTTATCTCGCAAGTCATACTTAGTAATTTTAGCAATACTAATATGTGTTTTTGCCTCTTGGATTGCCTATGAACAATGGAATTCAAATATTTCTTCTTATATGTTGTCTTTACATATGAGTGTGAAAGAATACAGCTTATTATGGACCTTAAATGCAATCTTAATTGTTTTTGTCCAGCCATTATTAACTTATTTTGACAGCTGGCTGAGTACTCATCTTCATGGTCGTCTCTATTTGGGCTTTAGTTTGTTTGGAATAGCATTTTTACTCTTAATTGGGGCCCAACACTACTTAATTTTTGCTTTATCAATGGCATTGCTTACAATTGGAGAAATTTTTGCCTTTCCTGCAGTTTCTACCTTTGTTAATGATCGTGCCCCAGCAAACGAGAAGGGAAAATTTCAAGGAATTGTTCAAGCAGTAACCTCCGCCGGACGTGCCTTTGGTCCTTTAATTGGTGCCTTAATTATTGATTATTCTTCCTTTCAACTCCTCTTTGTCTTTTGTACCGCAATCATTTTACTTTCTGTTTTATGGTTTGGTTTCATAAATAAAATTACTGAAAAAGATGACTAA
- the dltD gene encoding D-alanyl-lipoteichoic acid biosynthesis protein DltD, with amino-acid sequence MNNKRKLWQIFGPVICAFVLLGILFLVPWHFSNRSDSALFKASVSRSNNVFKGQEIKKDAFEKEYVPFYGSSELSRMDPMHPSVLAYKYKRSYKPFLLGGPGSQSLTHFFGMQGTTQELTNKKAVMIISPQWFTKEGQNPAAFSIYFSQLQAVDWILNAKQSQATRYAAKRLLTMPSGTADASTKSALETLAAGKEISVERRSLLKIRQRILENEDDLFSSLNMPNNVPQIQSGAHKLPGTYAYDNLRQIALDQGAEHTTNNPFDISNSFFTHRLGKKEVARLKDSQRKFDYTKSPEYGDLELVLNQFASQHTNVLFIIPPVNSKWANYTGLSEKMYQEATNKIVKQLTSQGFTNIANLSKDGGKKYFMEDTIHLGWNGWLTVDQYVQPFMKEKNQPIAYHLDNYYFSNEWANKTDVGPTKIAASKAR; translated from the coding sequence ATGAATAATAAACGCAAACTGTGGCAAATTTTTGGCCCAGTTATCTGTGCTTTTGTCTTATTAGGGATACTTTTTTTAGTTCCTTGGCATTTTAGTAATAGGTCAGATTCTGCCCTTTTTAAGGCTTCTGTTTCTCGTTCAAATAATGTTTTTAAAGGACAAGAAATAAAAAAAGATGCCTTTGAAAAAGAGTATGTGCCATTTTATGGTTCAAGTGAACTATCAAGAATGGATCCAATGCATCCAAGTGTGTTAGCTTACAAATATAAACGTTCCTATAAGCCTTTTCTTTTAGGGGGACCAGGAAGTCAATCACTAACACACTTTTTTGGTATGCAAGGAACAACTCAAGAATTAACTAATAAAAAAGCTGTGATGATCATCTCTCCACAGTGGTTTACAAAAGAAGGTCAGAATCCGGCTGCATTTAGTATTTATTTTTCTCAATTACAAGCAGTTGATTGGATTTTAAATGCTAAACAAAGTCAAGCTACTCGTTATGCAGCTAAGCGCTTATTGACTATGCCTTCAGGCACAGCGGATGCATCAACTAAATCTGCCTTAGAAACTTTGGCAGCAGGTAAGGAAATTTCGGTTGAACGTCGTTCATTGCTGAAAATTCGCCAACGAATTTTAGAAAATGAAGATGACTTATTCTCATCTCTAAATATGCCTAATAATGTTCCTCAAATTCAAAGTGGTGCTCATAAATTACCGGGTACGTACGCTTATGATAACTTGCGCCAAATTGCACTTGATCAGGGAGCTGAACATACAACTAATAATCCTTTTGATATTTCTAATTCTTTCTTTACTCATCGTTTAGGTAAAAAAGAAGTGGCTCGATTAAAAGATTCACAAAGAAAGTTTGATTATACTAAGTCTCCAGAATATGGCGATTTAGAATTAGTTTTAAACCAATTTGCTAGTCAACATACAAATGTATTATTCATAATTCCACCTGTAAACTCAAAATGGGCTAATTATACTGGTTTATCAGAGAAAATGTATCAAGAAGCTACAAATAAGATTGTTAAGCAGTTGACTAGTCAAGGTTTTACTAATATTGCTAACCTTTCTAAAGATGGTGGTAAGAAATACTTTATGGAAGATACTATCCACTTAGGATGGAATGGTTGGTTAACTGTTGATCAGTACGTACAACCATTTATGAAAGAAAAAAATCAACCAATTGCTTATCATTTAGATAATTATTACTTTAGTAATGAATGGGCTAACAAAACAGATGTTGGTCCCACAAAGATAGCAGCGAGTAAAGCCAGATAG